A region of Fimbriimonadia bacterium DNA encodes the following proteins:
- the rho gene encoding transcription termination factor Rho: MQDPHLQMSSDLENAPSINFRTLSEKSDEELLEQARSLELDLDFRGRADLIHKLLIELNREHGTAYAEGILELLPDGFGFLRRSNFANSPNDVYVSQSQIKRFGLRTGDTVFGQVRPPKDGEKYFGLLRVESVNGLDIESQRQRRDFEDLTPVYPNEQMVMEIGTDQMSARIIDLISPIGKGQRGLIVAPPKAGKTMLLKAIANSIAINNPEVFLMVLLVDERPEEVTDMRRSVRGQVISSTFDEPAENHMRVADLTLEQAKRLVEAGRDVVILLDSLTRLSRASNLTITASGRTLSGGLDPSALYRPRRFFGAARNIEEGGSMTVIATVLVDTGSRMDDAIFEEFKGTGNMELVLDRELAERRIWPAIDVRRSSTRHEELLIKPEKLKSVWQLRKLLANQQDSIEATQMFIKLLARTKSNEEFLADVVEKTSKLQ; this comes from the coding sequence ATGCAGGACCCACATCTCCAGATGTCCTCCGACCTCGAGAACGCGCCCAGCATCAACTTCCGAACCCTGAGCGAGAAGAGCGACGAAGAGCTGCTGGAGCAGGCTCGATCCCTGGAGCTAGACCTCGACTTCCGCGGTCGCGCGGACCTCATCCACAAGCTCCTCATCGAGCTGAACCGTGAGCACGGCACCGCCTATGCCGAGGGCATTCTGGAGCTTCTTCCGGACGGCTTCGGCTTCTTGCGGCGCAGCAACTTTGCCAACTCGCCGAACGATGTTTACGTATCGCAGTCGCAAATCAAGCGGTTCGGGCTTCGCACGGGAGATACCGTGTTCGGCCAGGTCCGGCCACCCAAGGACGGCGAGAAGTACTTCGGCTTGCTAAGGGTGGAGTCCGTCAACGGTCTGGACATCGAGTCGCAGCGCCAGCGGCGCGACTTCGAAGACCTCACGCCGGTCTATCCCAACGAACAGATGGTGATGGAGATCGGGACTGACCAGATGTCCGCCCGGATCATTGACCTCATCTCGCCCATCGGCAAGGGGCAGCGAGGCCTGATCGTTGCTCCGCCCAAGGCCGGCAAAACCATGCTGCTGAAGGCCATTGCCAACAGTATCGCCATCAACAACCCCGAGGTGTTCCTGATGGTGCTGTTGGTGGACGAGCGCCCGGAAGAGGTCACCGACATGCGCCGTTCTGTTCGTGGCCAGGTCATCTCGTCCACCTTCGACGAGCCTGCCGAGAACCACATGCGAGTGGCGGACCTTACTTTGGAGCAGGCGAAGCGACTCGTCGAGGCCGGCCGGGACGTCGTGATCCTCCTCGACAGTCTCACGCGCCTCAGCCGAGCGAGCAACCTGACGATCACTGCCAGCGGCCGCACGCTCTCCGGCGGTCTCGATCCGAGTGCACTATATCGTCCCCGCCGCTTCTTCGGTGCTGCGCGCAACATCGAAGAGGGGGGCAGCATGACGGTCATCGCCACCGTTTTGGTGGACACTGGTAGCCGCATGGACGACGCGATCTTCGAGGAGTTCAAGGGTACGGGCAACATGGAGCTGGTGCTGGACCGCGAGCTTGCCGAGCGCCGCATCTGGCCCGCGATTGACGTGCGGCGGTCCTCCACTCGGCACGAAGAGCTGCTGATCAAGCCCGAGAAGCTGAAGAGCGTGTGGCAGCTAAGGAAACTGCTCGCCAACCAGCAGGATTCCATCGAAGCGACCCAAATGTTCATCAAGCTGTTGGCGCGGACCAAGTCGAACGAAGAATTCCTCGCCGATGTGGTAGAAAAGACGAGCAAGTTGCAATAG